The sequence below is a genomic window from Clostridium sp. BJN0001.
TCATCTATAAATGATAAATTGCTAACATCAATTCCATCTTTCTTTAGTTTATCTGAAAGTTCTGGAAGATAATCTTTTCCATTTTTATCATAGATTGAAGTAAACCATCCTAAATGATTTAATCCAAAGTAATCAAATGTAAGTTCTTCTGATTTCTTTCCTAAGTTGTATGCTAAAATTTCTTCTTCTGCAACCGGCATATCACATATACATAAATTCTTAGCTTCTGGTACTGCTTTATGAACTGCAGCAGCAACTATTGCTGTAGGATTGCTGTAATTAATTATCCATGCATCTGGTGCATATTTTACAACATCTTTACTTATAGCTATCATTTGTGGTATTTCTCTCATTGCAAATGCGAATCCACCAGGTCCACATGTTTCCTGTCCTGGTACATTATATTTTAATGGGATTTTTTCATCGAGAGATCTTTGAGGAAGTCTTCCTGATCTTATTTGAGCAAATAGAAAATCCATTCCAACAAATGCTGTTTTTCTATCTGTAGTAAGAACAACTTCTATGTCAGGATATTTTTCTTTTATTAAAATCTCAACATAATCACCTATCTTATGAAGTCTGTCCTCTTCATTATCAAGTAATGTAATTCTCTTTATTGGGAGTCTTTTCATATTCACCAAAATACTGTTTACTATTCCTGGTGTATAAGCACTTCCTGAACCAATAATTGTAATACTGTATTTTTTCATATTAATCCTCTCCTTTGTTTTTTTTCATAATTGATATCATCTGTTTTATTAGATCCCTTGCAAGGATTGCATTCATAAAATGATCCTGTGCATGGGTAACTAAAACATTCATTTCTATTTTTTCTCCTGATGAAAATTTCTGCAAGAGGCTTGTATGCATATCATGTGCTTTAAGGATTTCATTACTAGCCTCCTGTATTAATTTATCAGCTTTATCAAAATCCTTATTTCCAGCAGCCTCTAACGCTAAAAGACTGTTACTCTTTGAATCACCTGCGTATGATATAATTTCAAATACTATTTGTTCCATATTGTTCTCTGTATTAGATACTGCCATAAATATTTCCTCCTATGTAATGAAAAATTTTAATTTTAATTATTATTTGTTATTTGCTAATTCTTTTTCTTTTGCTAATTCCTGTTTCTCCATTATCTTAAAGAATGGATAATATATAATAGCTGAAAGTGCACAAACTACAACTACTAATACTACTGATCTCCAATCCATGTTTGTTAAAAATCCGGCTACAATTGATGGTGTACACATTGGTGGATCAATAAATGGTCTAGTAAGCCATCCCCAGTAAAATGGAAGATATGCTACTAACGAACATATAGCTGGTCCAATTACAAATGGAATAAACATAACTGGATTTAAAACTAAAGGTACACCGAATGTAACAGGTTCATTTATATTAAATATTGCAGGAATAACTGATAATTTTCCTACTGATCTTAAGTGCTCTGATTTACTAAATAACATCCAGATTACTAAGCCTCCTGTTATACCAGAACCAGTAAGAAGTACGAAGTTTAAATAGAATCCATATGTGAATACATGATCCATTGGAAGTCCTGCCATTTTATTTGCAGCATTTGCAGCTAAATATGAAGTTGCAAGTGGTAAATATATTGGGCTTGTTACTGCCATACCATGAATTCCAAAGAACCATAATAACTGTGTTACTAATACTAATATTACAAGTGCAAATGGATTATCAAGACTGTTTATAGCTGGAGCTAATACTTTTAATATAAGCTGTGGTACATTAAGACCTGTTAAATGTTCAACTCCTACACCTATTCCAAAAAATAACATAACATTTACAAACATTGGTACTATACTCTGAAATACTCTTATTATTATAGGAGGTACTGTATCTGGCATTTTAAATGTTATATTGTTTTTCATCAAAACTCTTGTTATTTCAACTGTTGCAATTGCTATAATCATTGCAACAAATAAACCTTTTGAATCAAGATATGTAACATCAAGCTTTCCATCTACAAGTTTTCCACATAATACAAGCTGTACTATAATAGCTGTCATCATTCCTGATAGCGGCTCTAAGTTATGTGCCTTTGAAAGATTATATGAAATTGTAGCTGCTGCATATATTGAAAGTAATCCGAATGTAAAATTAAAAACAAGACTTAAAATTGCGACTGTATTTGCTGAAAATTGTACTCCAAAAATTGAAGGAACATTTGCAGCAAGAAGACTTACGCATCCAACTATAATTACTGACATTAAAGACATCATACCATTTTTTAACGCTTGAAGTTGTGTCTGGCTTTGAAGTTTATCTGCTAAAGGCATAAGCCATTTTTCAAGAACCCCTTGAAATTTCTCAAACTTAGACTGATTTTCACTCATATAAATCATTTCCCTTCTAAATAATTCATTTATTTATTATCTTCATACATTTTTATAGCTAATTTTAAGACATTATCGCCTCGCATCATACCATAATCAGCTATTGGAATTATCTTCATTGCAATATGTGAATCACTGCATAGCTTTCCAAATTCCTTTTCCTTAAATCTTATTTGAGGTCCTAGAAGAACAACATCATAATTTTTATAACTTTCTTTAAAATTATCTGCTGATATTGCTCTTATCTCCAAATTAGATTTGTCAATTGTGCTGTCACTTTCTGCAGCGGTTTTCATTTTATTAACCATAACCCCTGTAGATGCTCCCATTGCACAAACTAATAATATTTTCATATTATCCTCTCCTCTCATGTTTATCTTTATTATTTACTCTTCACTATTTATATAGCATTTTGTGTGCCAACTTTTTTCAATATTTTTGCATTTTCGTCAAACTTAGATTTTAAGCGGTTTCAGAAAACAATTACACTTTTTTTATTTTTACTGTATAAATTGTATAATTAATTTTGTCAAAAATTGCTTATATAAAAATAGTGTATAAAAAATTTATACACTATTTTTATATATCTTCTATTTCTAATATAATAATAATAATTGCACATATTTCATCGTCTGAAATATGAATATCGTATTTATCTTCAATAAATTTAAGTTCTTCTTTTATTACATTGTACTCATAAAAATACTTTTTACGAATCTTATCTTTATTTTTAAGTTTTCTGTCTCTCTTGCCACTTATAATCTGATCAATCATAAAACATAGATGAAGTACGCATCCTATAATAATATTTGGTTCTTGAGGAATATCAAGTTTTTTAGTTATATTATCTATAAACACTTTTAAATCACTTATAAGCTTATATGGTTCTAAATTAATAAGATGATTTTTAAGTGAATCAGACATTTCAATATAGAAATTTTCTATTCTCATTATGTTTTCTATCTTTTGAATCGCCGCTTTTGTAAATATATCATCCGTTTTTATAAATGGTATGCTATATATTTCTGGATTTGTCATGGCTATTATGGCAATTATATTTCTATGCTTTTCTAAATTATGTATAGTTTTAAAACATTCATCAACATTTTCACTATATATTGAAATAACTTCTGTTTTATAATTGTCCATATTAATATTTTTACACAAAGTAGCTTTTATATTAACATTACGTTCATCCTCAGAAAAATGCACAATAACAATAAGATTTCTATTTACATTTCTTTCTATATCTCCTATTATTCTTTTACCCAAATATGGATTAGTATCAACTACTGTATTATAAATTTCTTCAAGTGTCATTCCCATCTGAGCTTTCTGAGCAGCCTCAATAACCATAGGTGTACTTGACATTTCAATTGTCTTTATATTTAAGCCATTTATATTACGTTTAAGTTTTGAATCAAATGTAGTTAAAGATCCCATATCCACCATTAAAAGAATATTTTTTATATTTTCTTTTCTTATTAAGTCTTCAATTTCTTTGTATACTATATTGGGCTTTACATTTATATTCATATCAACAGCATCAACTATATCAGTCTTTAATATTCCATTCACAAAATTTTTCATGCTTTTTGCAGTACTTTCACCATGAAAGCATAATATAACTTTAACATTCTTACTTTTATAAAACTCATTACTGCTTACTATATTATCTTTTAAAAACAGTGCTATATATCCTATTTCATCAAGTGGAATCTGTATATTAAATTTATCCTCAATTATCTGAATAATTGCAACAGATACTTTAAATTCTTTAGGCATCTTTATTCTTATATCATTAAGTTGTGGATTCGTTATTTCTCTTCCTTGTTTTACTTTTTCAATAACATTCTTTATATGTACCGCAAATCCTAAAAGAACTCTATTTGAAAAACTTCTATCTAATTCGTTTTTAACTAATTCTGAAATTTTAACTACTACAGTAAAAATTTCCTCTCCAAAAAGTTCTTTTATATGTTTAATATTTATATCAGAATGAAATTTATCCATATACGTATCTATATCTTCTTCTATTACTGAAAGCTTATTCACATCTGATAAATTATATATTTCATTTTTCAAATTTCTATCATTGTATATATTTGTAATTGAGAGGTCTTTATTAAATCTTATGTAATCTATATTTTTTAATAAAGTATTTACCTGCTCATTATTTCCATTATTATATGTAAGTCCATTTTTTATATTATTGTTAAAATCATCAATTTTTAATTTAAATTTTGTATTAGTATTTTTTTTATACTGCAAAAAACTTTCCGCACATGCAGTTTTTATATCACTTTTAAGTTGTCCTATATTGTTACTGCATTTATAAATAAGAAGTGATTTCATTGTAGATTTATCAACATAAATAGACTCATTAATTGTTTTAGCTTCTTTAGATAAAAAACTATCCACAAGCTCTTTTCTTTCATATACAGTTCTTTCATTAAGAGATGGGAGTTTTATCATCATAGGAATTCTTCTTGTAAAAGTATCTAAAAGGGCAGATTTAGGATTTTCTGTAGTCGCAGCTATTATCCTCACCTTTACACTAATTTCACTTGTTGAACCAAGTTTTCTAAATGTCCCCTTATCTATAAAAGTAAAGAGCATTTC
It includes:
- a CDS encoding 6-phospho-alpha-glucosidase; its protein translation is MKKYSITIIGSGSAYTPGIVNSILVNMKRLPIKRITLLDNEEDRLHKIGDYVEILIKEKYPDIEVVLTTDRKTAFVGMDFLFAQIRSGRLPQRSLDEKIPLKYNVPGQETCGPGGFAFAMREIPQMIAISKDVVKYAPDAWIINYSNPTAIVAAAVHKAVPEAKNLCICDMPVAEEEILAYNLGKKSEELTFDYFGLNHLGWFTSIYDKNGKDYLPELSDKLKKDGIDVSNLSFIDDDWKKTFNRIPKGVKYFPNGGYIPLTYLQYYLYPDEIVEDEDPKYTRADMVIENREKKVYKECGEVVKKGTAKGCSLSEDTHGDFIVDVATAIANNTGERYIINVPNRGAIENFDYDSIVELPCYVDINGAHPVSIGKVPLFQKGLMEAVNAYERLTVEAALEGSYEKALMALTLNPIVPSVGIAKKILDDYIEVNKKYFPELK
- a CDS encoding PTS lactose/cellobiose transporter subunit IIA; amino-acid sequence: MAVSNTENNMEQIVFEIISYAGDSKSNSLLALEAAGNKDFDKADKLIQEASNEILKAHDMHTSLLQKFSSGEKIEMNVLVTHAQDHFMNAILARDLIKQMISIMKKNKGED
- a CDS encoding PTS transporter subunit EIIC, coding for MSENQSKFEKFQGVLEKWLMPLADKLQSQTQLQALKNGMMSLMSVIIVGCVSLLAANVPSIFGVQFSANTVAILSLVFNFTFGLLSIYAAATISYNLSKAHNLEPLSGMMTAIIVQLVLCGKLVDGKLDVTYLDSKGLFVAMIIAIATVEITRVLMKNNITFKMPDTVPPIIIRVFQSIVPMFVNVMLFFGIGVGVEHLTGLNVPQLILKVLAPAINSLDNPFALVILVLVTQLLWFFGIHGMAVTSPIYLPLATSYLAANAANKMAGLPMDHVFTYGFYLNFVLLTGSGITGGLVIWMLFSKSEHLRSVGKLSVIPAIFNINEPVTFGVPLVLNPVMFIPFVIGPAICSLVAYLPFYWGWLTRPFIDPPMCTPSIVAGFLTNMDWRSVVLVVVVCALSAIIYYPFFKIMEKQELAKEKELANNK
- a CDS encoding PTS sugar transporter subunit IIB; this encodes MKILLVCAMGASTGVMVNKMKTAAESDSTIDKSNLEIRAISADNFKESYKNYDVVLLGPQIRFKEKEFGKLCSDSHIAMKIIPIADYGMMRGDNVLKLAIKMYEDNK
- a CDS encoding sigma-54-dependent transcriptional regulator, producing the protein MKKIDTVYETIKELFKENENGITADKIADKMQMQRTNASSYLNLLCKQKKLEKINSRPVLFKPILENNNVSYKRKTDVFNIIGYDKSLKGAVQQAKAAIIYPPDGLNTLITGPTGVGKSMFAYLMYKYALECKQLNENSPFVTFNCADYSNNPQLLMSELFGVEKGAYTGAEKEKEGLLKKTDGGILFLDEIHRLPPEGQEMLFTFIDKGTFRKLGSTSEISVKVRIIAATTENPKSALLDTFTRRIPMMIKLPSLNERTVYERKELVDSFLSKEAKTINESIYVDKSTMKSLLIYKCSNNIGQLKSDIKTACAESFLQYKKNTNTKFKLKIDDFNNNIKNGLTYNNGNNEQVNTLLKNIDYIRFNKDLSITNIYNDRNLKNEIYNLSDVNKLSVIEEDIDTYMDKFHSDINIKHIKELFGEEIFTVVVKISELVKNELDRSFSNRVLLGFAVHIKNVIEKVKQGREITNPQLNDIRIKMPKEFKVSVAIIQIIEDKFNIQIPLDEIGYIALFLKDNIVSSNEFYKSKNVKVILCFHGESTAKSMKNFVNGILKTDIVDAVDMNINVKPNIVYKEIEDLIRKENIKNILLMVDMGSLTTFDSKLKRNINGLNIKTIEMSSTPMVIEAAQKAQMGMTLEEIYNTVVDTNPYLGKRIIGDIERNVNRNLIVIVHFSEDERNVNIKATLCKNINMDNYKTEVISIYSENVDECFKTIHNLEKHRNIIAIIAMTNPEIYSIPFIKTDDIFTKAAIQKIENIMRIENFYIEMSDSLKNHLINLEPYKLISDLKVFIDNITKKLDIPQEPNIIIGCVLHLCFMIDQIISGKRDRKLKNKDKIRKKYFYEYNVIKEELKFIEDKYDIHISDDEICAIIIIILEIEDI